A portion of the Sphaerochaeta pleomorpha str. Grapes genome contains these proteins:
- a CDS encoding hydrolase, whose amino-acid sequence MDEQVCCPPFDPKPWERTIVTFDHQKFVQVKVRTLNFMPLNFGSVMKKAQAQINAAGAMVVDNIALSNHVSKWMMEVLIAVDKDVAGMQMSTLTGKFLSNVYEGPFKDTGIWCKNFEQFAKEESFTFSTWYMWYTTCPKCAKKYGKNYVVILGH is encoded by the coding sequence ATGGATGAGCAAGTGTGTTGCCCTCCGTTTGATCCAAAGCCGTGGGAACGAACGATTGTTACTTTTGATCACCAGAAGTTTGTCCAGGTCAAAGTACGGACGTTAAACTTCATGCCCTTGAACTTTGGTTCGGTCATGAAGAAAGCTCAGGCACAGATTAATGCTGCAGGAGCAATGGTGGTAGACAATATCGCTCTCTCCAACCATGTTTCGAAGTGGATGATGGAAGTGCTCATTGCAGTGGATAAGGATGTGGCCGGAATGCAGATGAGTACACTCACCGGTAAGTTCCTGTCCAATGTGTATGAGGGACCGTTCAAGGATACCGGGATTTGGTGCAAGAATTTTGAACAGTTTGCCAAGGAAGAATCGTTTACGTTCTCCACATGGTACATGTGGTACACCACCTGCCCCAAGTGTGCAAAGAAGTATGGCAAGAACTATGTGGTAATCTTGGGTCATTAG